The Bacteroidota bacterium genome includes a region encoding these proteins:
- a CDS encoding DUF6175 family protein — MQTCYRAGWVLLLLAVLVPPAIAQPEPVAQVQPSIMVVPFAREGEDLRTLIEADADVGITLTVVQRAFDARGFTTVDALAYIREMTRDDAMMLGTQESLKQMLIDNAPTEIYLEVRTSVEDTGAGSRAAVQVNAIDTATSGALANDVCRNARPFRTSDLGRLVENALDDCLDNLLDTMMGKFDQVRSSGRSLDITIRFGADSDLDMYTEIGTQGDVIADALEDWMDENAYQNNYRIRGSSDLSLEVDDFRIPLREPGTDRNYRPRTLGRALRRYITNELGIDARMDVQGANVYITLGSWR, encoded by the coding sequence ATGCAGACATGCTACCGAGCAGGGTGGGTCCTGCTTCTTCTCGCGGTGCTCGTGCCGCCCGCCATCGCCCAGCCTGAGCCCGTCGCGCAGGTGCAGCCCAGCATCATGGTGGTGCCCTTTGCCCGCGAAGGCGAAGACCTCCGCACCCTCATCGAAGCCGACGCCGACGTCGGCATCACGCTCACCGTCGTCCAGCGCGCCTTCGACGCCCGCGGCTTCACGACCGTCGACGCGCTGGCCTACATCCGCGAGATGACGCGCGACGATGCCATGATGCTCGGCACCCAAGAGAGCCTAAAGCAGATGCTCATCGACAACGCCCCGACCGAGATCTACCTCGAAGTGCGCACGTCGGTGGAAGACACGGGAGCAGGCAGCCGCGCGGCCGTCCAGGTGAACGCCATCGACACGGCGACAAGCGGCGCGCTCGCCAACGACGTGTGCCGCAACGCGCGGCCCTTCCGCACGTCGGACCTCGGCCGTCTCGTCGAGAACGCCCTGGACGACTGCCTGGACAACCTCCTCGACACGATGATGGGCAAGTTCGACCAGGTGCGGTCGAGCGGGCGCAGCCTCGACATCACGATCCGCTTCGGTGCGGACTCCGACCTCGACATGTACACTGAGATCGGCACGCAGGGCGACGTGATCGCGGACGCGCTGGAGGACTGGATGGACGAGAACGCCTACCAGAACAACTACCGCATCCGCGGTTCGAGCGACCTCAGTCTCGAAGTGGACGACTTCCGCATCCCGCTGCGGGAGCCGGGAACGGACCGCAACTACCGGCCCCGTACGCTTGGCCGCGCGCTACGACGCTACATCACCAACGAACTCGGCATCGACGCCCGGATGGATGTCCAGGGTGCCAACGTCTACATCACCCTCGGATCCTGGAGGTAG
- a CDS encoding HAD family hydrolase, producing the protein MASSTNGSASINGSATEPLRIAMWSGPRNLSTALMRSWGSRADTVVVDEPLYAHYLAETGLDHPGRADVLASQPTDWRVVAKQLTGPVQEGAPIYYQKHMAHHLLPTVGRAWLDAPSFRHAFLLREPAAMLASLVKVLGQDVRVEDTGLPQQVELFRRIADRDGLAPPVVRARDILADPASRLRALCDALGICFDLAMLSWNPGPRPTDGVWAKHWYGAVERSTAFSRPHTKTAEVPSSCVSVLVQCERLYGQLEPFALGVTL; encoded by the coding sequence TCGACCAACGGCTCCGCTTCGATCAACGGCTCCGCTACGGAACCCCTTCGCATTGCGATGTGGTCAGGACCGCGCAACCTCTCGACGGCGCTCATGCGGTCGTGGGGCAGCCGAGCCGACACGGTTGTTGTGGACGAGCCGCTCTACGCGCACTATCTCGCCGAAACCGGTCTCGATCATCCTGGCCGCGCTGATGTGCTCGCGAGCCAGCCGACTGATTGGCGTGTGGTTGCCAAACAGCTCACAGGACCGGTGCAGGAAGGCGCGCCGATCTACTATCAGAAGCACATGGCGCACCACCTGCTGCCGACGGTCGGGCGTGCGTGGCTGGATGCGCCTAGCTTCCGTCACGCGTTCCTCTTACGTGAGCCTGCGGCCATGCTCGCTTCCCTCGTGAAGGTGCTCGGGCAGGACGTGCGGGTCGAAGACACCGGCCTGCCGCAACAGGTCGAGCTGTTCAGGCGGATCGCTGACCGGGACGGCTTGGCGCCGCCCGTCGTTCGAGCGCGTGACATCCTAGCCGACCCAGCTTCACGGTTGCGTGCGCTTTGCGATGCCCTCGGTATTTGCTTCGACCTGGCCATGCTCTCCTGGAATCCAGGACCCCGCCCTACCGATGGGGTGTGGGCCAAACACTGGTACGGGGCCGTGGAGCGCTCGACAGCGTTCAGCCGGCCGCATACAAAGACCGCTGAGGTTCCCTCGTCGTGCGTATCCGTCTTGGTGCAGTGCGAGCGGTTGTATGGTCAACTTGAACCGTTTGCCCTGGGGGTGACTTTGTAG